In Verrucomicrobiota bacterium, a single genomic region encodes these proteins:
- a CDS encoding iron-containing alcohol dehydrogenase: MRATLHAAGVEVQVFADVTPEPPFECVDTVVRAITGSPECDCVIGLGGGSVMDAAKVAAAALGLDKAARELAGIGRVGTRRTGLLLAPTTAGTGSEATFVAVLTDTTQDLKVGVVDPSLLADLVVVDPALTDSQPAAVTAAAGIDAVVHAVEAFIARVATPLAQGLALEALRYLGRSLRAVCRTPDDTRARDDMALGSHLAGLAFANSSCCGVHALALPLGGRFHIPHGVATGGLTAAVMRHNSLVCSEAFAELGAALGWNIREPEDFSSKFDALASEVGVCAALRGVRVPASGLPELARMAVGIRRLMDPNPRVISEADAVRIYSAALNLS; encoded by the coding sequence CGACGTGACGCCGGAGCCGCCCTTTGAATGCGTGGACACGGTGGTGCGCGCCATCACCGGCAGCCCCGAATGTGACTGTGTCATCGGACTCGGCGGTGGCAGCGTGATGGACGCAGCGAAGGTCGCCGCGGCTGCGCTGGGCTTGGACAAAGCCGCGCGGGAGTTGGCCGGGATCGGGCGCGTGGGTACACGACGCACCGGACTGCTGCTGGCGCCCACGACCGCTGGCACCGGCTCGGAGGCGACGTTTGTTGCCGTGCTCACGGACACGACCCAAGACCTGAAGGTAGGCGTAGTGGACCCGAGCCTGCTCGCGGACCTCGTGGTAGTGGACCCGGCGCTGACGGATTCGCAACCAGCGGCAGTCACAGCGGCGGCGGGAATTGATGCCGTGGTACACGCGGTGGAGGCGTTCATCGCGCGAGTCGCGACGCCGCTGGCGCAAGGACTCGCGCTGGAGGCGTTGCGTTACCTCGGTCGCTCGCTTCGCGCGGTGTGCCGGACTCCGGATGACACCCGCGCACGTGATGACATGGCGCTCGGTTCGCACTTGGCTGGACTGGCCTTCGCCAACTCCTCCTGCTGCGGTGTGCACGCGCTGGCGCTTCCGCTGGGCGGACGTTTCCACATTCCGCACGGCGTTGCGACCGGAGGGCTGACGGCGGCGGTGATGCGCCATAACTCGCTGGTTTGCTCCGAGGCATTCGCCGAACTGGGCGCCGCACTGGGCTGGAACATTCGCGAGCCGGAGGACTTTTCCTCGAAATTTGACGCGCTGGCGAGCGAGGTGGGCGTGTGCGCCGCCTTGCGCGGGGTGCGCGTGCCTGCGTCCGGGTTGCCTGAGTTGGCACGCATGGCGGTGGGCATCCGGCGGTTGATGGATCCGAATCCGCGTGTTATCTCCGAAGCGGATGCGGTGCGCATCTATTCGGCCGCGTTGAATCTTTCCTAA